One Chaetodon trifascialis isolate fChaTrf1 chromosome 13, fChaTrf1.hap1, whole genome shotgun sequence DNA segment encodes these proteins:
- the LOC139341332 gene encoding LIM domain-binding protein 3-like isoform X2, giving the protein MSAYTVSLPGPGPWGFRLQGGKDFNMPLTISRITPGSKAAQGNLIQGDVIVAIDGVSTEGMTHLEAQNKIKMANYNLALTMSKSKRPAMMSAPRIDTGAVPLIPHQQPQSVQVNGRLSACSASSGPVEADSPGGKAAVSPAQRKQYNSPIGLYSEETLREMAAIQAGRPAGPLPVKDRLVDSASPVYQAVQSADLDLDLGDRGRRSANMQSKSFRVLAHMTGTESCKFPEEEEEALRRSSPTEHAPASAGPAPAASATVQPLDPAPASSDPAPHSQYGQPPAMQQAPQVPPPQHYQPIPQQYQQPPTQQFPPMQQSSIQIPLGSAPPKVVSTACIYPTQPAPAPAPAPAPIPPQHRPPAAAPAPAPAGPASSNRPPWVSDPNFADKYDPGKMTTTVKAQPLPQAAPPPPAYIPNPSPAAPPAPSPAPLTPSPAPFSPVARGVAQRAERFAASSRTPLCGSCNSVIRGPFLVALGRSWHPEEFNCHYCHMSLADVSFVEEQNSVYCENCYEEFFAPTCARCNTKIMGEVMHALRQTWHTTCFVCAACGKAFGNSLFHMEDGEPYCEKDYIALFSTKCHGCDFPVEAGDKFIEALGHTWHDTCFVCAVCHVNLEGQPFYSKKDKPLCKKHAHAINV; this is encoded by the exons ATCACTCCGGGCAGCAAGGCAGCGCAGGGTAACCTGATCCAGGGTGATGTCATCGTCGCCATCGATGGCGTCAGCACCGAGGGGATGACTCACCTGGAGGCCCAGAACAAGATCAAGATGGCCAACTACAACCTGGCGCTCACCATGTCCAA GTCGAAGCGTCCCGCAATGATGTCTGCACCAAGAATCGACACCGGCGCTGTTCCCCTGATCCCTCACCAACAG CCTCAGTCGGTGCAGGTGAACGGCCGCCTGTCGGCCTGCAGTGCCTCCTCCGGGCCTGTAGAGGCAGACTCTCCCGGGGGGAAAGCGGCGGTCAGCCCGGCTCAGAGGAAGCAGTATAACTCGCCGATCGGCCTGTACTCAGAGGAGACTCTGAGGGAGATGGCGGCCATTCAGGCGGGGCGGCCTGCGGG TCCTCTCCCAGTTAAAGATCGTCTCGTAGACAGCGCCTCGCCGGTCTACCAGGCCGTCCAGAGTgcagacctggacctggacctgggcGACAGGGGCCGCCGCAGCGCCAACATGCAGTCCAAGTCCTTCCGGGTCCTGGCCCACATGACGGGAACTGAGTCCTGTAAGTTTCCT gaggaggaggaggaggcgctgaggaggagcag CCCTACTGAGCATGCTCCAGCTTCTGCCGGCCCCGCCCCTGCCGCTagcgccaccgtgcagcctctgGACCCTGCCCCTGCTTCATCTGACCCCGCCCCTCACAG TCAGTACGGTCAGCCTCCTGCCATGCAGCAGGCTCCTCAAGTCCCGCCTCCACAGCACTACCAGCCAATCCCGCAGCAGTACCAGCAGCCGCCCACGCAACAGTTCCCACCCATGCAGCAGAGCTCCATTCAGATCCCTCTAGGCTCCGCCCCTCCAAAGGTGGTCAGCACCGCCTGCATCTACCCCACCCAGCCAG ctcctgctccagctccagctcctgctccgATTCCACCTCAGCACCGCCCCCCAGCTGCTGCCCCGGCCCCGGCCCCGGCTGGTCCCGCCTCCTCTAACAGGCCCCCCTGGGTGTCCGATCCCAACTTCGCTGATAAGTACGACCCCGGTAAGATGACCACCACCGTGAAGGCGCAGCCACTGCCCCAGGCCgcccctcctccaccagcatACATCCCCAACCCCTCCCCCGCCGCACCTCCAGCTCCCAGCCCCGCCCCCCTTACCCCGAGCCCTGCCCCTTTCTCTCCTGTGGCGAGGGGCGTGGCCCAAAGGGCGGAGAGGTTCGCCGCCAGCAGCCGTACGCCTCTGTGTGGGTCCTGCAACAGCGTCATCAG GGGCCCCTTCCTGGTGGCCCTCGGCCGGTCCTGGCACCCCGAGGAGTTTAACTGTCACTACTGCCACATGTCCCTGGCTGACGTCAGCTTCGTGGAGGAGCAGAACAGCGTCTACTGCGAGAACTGCTACGAGGAGTTCTTCGCTCCGACCTGCGCCCGCTGCAACACCAAGATCATGGGG gaagtgatgcacGCCCTGCGGCAGACGTGGCACACCACCTGCTTCGTGTGCGCAGCTTGCGGCAAAGCCTTCGGAAACAGCCTCTTCCACATGGAGGACGGAGAACCGTACTGCGAGAAAG attATATTGCACTCTTCAGCACCAAGTGTCATGGCTGTGACTTCCCCGTGGAAGCTGGTGATAAGTTCATTGAGGCTCTGGGTCACACCTGGCATGACACCTGCTTCGTCTGCGCG GTGTGCCATGTGAACCTGGAGGGCCAGCCTTTCTACTCAAAGAAAGACAAACCTCTGTGCAAGAAGCACGCTCACGCCATCAACGTGTag
- the LOC139341332 gene encoding LIM domain-binding protein 3-like isoform X1 produces the protein MSAYTVSLPGPGPWGFRLQGGKDFNMPLTISRITPGSKAAQGNLIQGDVIVAIDGVSTEGMTHLEAQNKIKMANYNLALTMSKSKRPAMMSAPRIDTGAVPLIPHQQPQSVQVNGRLSACSASSGPVEADSPGGKAAVSPAQRKQYNSPIGLYSEETLREMAAIQAGRPAGPLPVKDRLVDSASPVYQAVQSADLDLDLGDRGRRSANMQSKSFRVLAHMTGTESCKFPEEEEEALRRSSPTEHAPASAGPAPAASATVQPLDPAPASSDPAPHSLKRQSAAGYGLQHKAAVSSQYGQPPAMQQAPQVPPPQHYQPIPQQYQQPPTQQFPPMQQSSIQIPLGSAPPKVVSTACIYPTQPAPAPAPAPAPIPPQHRPPAAAPAPAPAGPASSNRPPWVSDPNFADKYDPGKMTTTVKAQPLPQAAPPPPAYIPNPSPAAPPAPSPAPLTPSPAPFSPVARGVAQRAERFAASSRTPLCGSCNSVIRGPFLVALGRSWHPEEFNCHYCHMSLADVSFVEEQNSVYCENCYEEFFAPTCARCNTKIMGEVMHALRQTWHTTCFVCAACGKAFGNSLFHMEDGEPYCEKDYIALFSTKCHGCDFPVEAGDKFIEALGHTWHDTCFVCAVCHVNLEGQPFYSKKDKPLCKKHAHAINV, from the exons ATCACTCCGGGCAGCAAGGCAGCGCAGGGTAACCTGATCCAGGGTGATGTCATCGTCGCCATCGATGGCGTCAGCACCGAGGGGATGACTCACCTGGAGGCCCAGAACAAGATCAAGATGGCCAACTACAACCTGGCGCTCACCATGTCCAA GTCGAAGCGTCCCGCAATGATGTCTGCACCAAGAATCGACACCGGCGCTGTTCCCCTGATCCCTCACCAACAG CCTCAGTCGGTGCAGGTGAACGGCCGCCTGTCGGCCTGCAGTGCCTCCTCCGGGCCTGTAGAGGCAGACTCTCCCGGGGGGAAAGCGGCGGTCAGCCCGGCTCAGAGGAAGCAGTATAACTCGCCGATCGGCCTGTACTCAGAGGAGACTCTGAGGGAGATGGCGGCCATTCAGGCGGGGCGGCCTGCGGG TCCTCTCCCAGTTAAAGATCGTCTCGTAGACAGCGCCTCGCCGGTCTACCAGGCCGTCCAGAGTgcagacctggacctggacctgggcGACAGGGGCCGCCGCAGCGCCAACATGCAGTCCAAGTCCTTCCGGGTCCTGGCCCACATGACGGGAACTGAGTCCTGTAAGTTTCCT gaggaggaggaggaggcgctgaggaggagcag CCCTACTGAGCATGCTCCAGCTTCTGCCGGCCCCGCCCCTGCCGCTagcgccaccgtgcagcctctgGACCCTGCCCCTGCTTCATCTGACCCCGCCCCTCACAG CCTGAAGCGACAGTCTGCCGCTGGTTACGGCCTCCAGCACAAAGCTGCCGTCTCCAG TCAGTACGGTCAGCCTCCTGCCATGCAGCAGGCTCCTCAAGTCCCGCCTCCACAGCACTACCAGCCAATCCCGCAGCAGTACCAGCAGCCGCCCACGCAACAGTTCCCACCCATGCAGCAGAGCTCCATTCAGATCCCTCTAGGCTCCGCCCCTCCAAAGGTGGTCAGCACCGCCTGCATCTACCCCACCCAGCCAG ctcctgctccagctccagctcctgctccgATTCCACCTCAGCACCGCCCCCCAGCTGCTGCCCCGGCCCCGGCCCCGGCTGGTCCCGCCTCCTCTAACAGGCCCCCCTGGGTGTCCGATCCCAACTTCGCTGATAAGTACGACCCCGGTAAGATGACCACCACCGTGAAGGCGCAGCCACTGCCCCAGGCCgcccctcctccaccagcatACATCCCCAACCCCTCCCCCGCCGCACCTCCAGCTCCCAGCCCCGCCCCCCTTACCCCGAGCCCTGCCCCTTTCTCTCCTGTGGCGAGGGGCGTGGCCCAAAGGGCGGAGAGGTTCGCCGCCAGCAGCCGTACGCCTCTGTGTGGGTCCTGCAACAGCGTCATCAG GGGCCCCTTCCTGGTGGCCCTCGGCCGGTCCTGGCACCCCGAGGAGTTTAACTGTCACTACTGCCACATGTCCCTGGCTGACGTCAGCTTCGTGGAGGAGCAGAACAGCGTCTACTGCGAGAACTGCTACGAGGAGTTCTTCGCTCCGACCTGCGCCCGCTGCAACACCAAGATCATGGGG gaagtgatgcacGCCCTGCGGCAGACGTGGCACACCACCTGCTTCGTGTGCGCAGCTTGCGGCAAAGCCTTCGGAAACAGCCTCTTCCACATGGAGGACGGAGAACCGTACTGCGAGAAAG attATATTGCACTCTTCAGCACCAAGTGTCATGGCTGTGACTTCCCCGTGGAAGCTGGTGATAAGTTCATTGAGGCTCTGGGTCACACCTGGCATGACACCTGCTTCGTCTGCGCG GTGTGCCATGTGAACCTGGAGGGCCAGCCTTTCTACTCAAAGAAAGACAAACCTCTGTGCAAGAAGCACGCTCACGCCATCAACGTGTag